In a genomic window of Pedobacter sp. KBS0701:
- a CDS encoding flavin reductase family protein, whose protein sequence is MLTLNTSDLTPVELQNYLQYAIAPRPICFASTIDAEGNINLSPFSFFNMFSTNPPICIFSPSRRVRDNTTKHSLENVLQVKECVINIVNYDMVQQMSLASTEYAKGINEFEKAGFTMLKSDLVWPPRVAEAPVQFECVVNEVISLGDKHGAGNLILAEIKVIHIKEEILDENGRIDQHKIDLVARLGGDWYCRVTKDNLFKVAKPLAKLGIGVDRLPQSVRFSKVLTGNDLGMLGNVEQIPTDEEIDLINTNPEVKEVLDATIGDSTNRERELHELAKKFLNNGDVDLALKVVLL, encoded by the coding sequence TTGCTGACCTTAAATACCTCCGATTTAACCCCTGTAGAACTACAAAACTACCTGCAGTACGCTATCGCTCCGCGACCGATCTGTTTTGCCTCAACTATTGATGCCGAAGGAAATATAAATTTAAGCCCCTTCAGTTTCTTTAATATGTTTAGTACAAATCCACCCATCTGTATTTTTTCCCCATCGAGGAGGGTACGCGATAATACCACTAAACATAGCCTGGAAAATGTACTACAGGTTAAAGAATGCGTGATCAATATTGTAAACTACGATATGGTGCAGCAGATGAGCCTGGCCAGTACCGAGTATGCAAAAGGCATAAATGAGTTTGAGAAAGCTGGTTTTACCATGCTGAAATCTGATCTGGTTTGGCCGCCAAGAGTTGCCGAGGCGCCAGTGCAATTTGAATGTGTGGTAAATGAAGTAATTTCGTTGGGTGATAAGCATGGCGCAGGAAACCTGATTCTGGCTGAAATAAAAGTAATCCACATCAAAGAAGAAATTTTAGATGAAAACGGTAGGATCGACCAGCATAAAATTGATCTGGTAGCCCGTTTGGGTGGCGACTGGTATTGCAGGGTTACAAAGGATAATTTGTTTAAAGTGGCAAAACCTTTAGCTAAATTGGGTATCGGGGTTGATCGTTTACCACAATCAGTCCGCTTTTCGAAAGTATTAACAGGAAACGATTTAGGCATGCTCGGCAATGTTGAGCAAATACCCACTGATGAGGAAATTGATCTGATCAACACAAATCCCGAAGTTAAAGAAGTACTCGATGCCACAATTGGCGACAGTACCAACCGCGAAAGGGAGTTGCATGAACTTGCGAAGAAATTTCTGAATAATGGAGATGTAGACCTTGCTTTAAAGGTTGTTTTGCTTTAA
- a CDS encoding SDR family oxidoreductase, with the protein MNIIITGASSGIGFETALELSLHKENKIVAIARSADKLRKLLEIAKGINPDCTLLPVEFDIVNDDYAALIPFLKERLGTIDILINNAGALINKPFLETTEVDLGEMLQSNVISHFRMIQHILPLMQSGSHIVNIGSMGGFQGSVKFPGLSAYSASKAALHTLTECLAFELAETGIKINCLALGSAQTEMLEAAFPGYQSPVMAFEMGKYVADFAKTGHKFFNGKILPVAVTTP; encoded by the coding sequence ATGAATATTATAATTACAGGTGCCAGCAGCGGAATCGGTTTCGAAACCGCTTTAGAGCTTAGCTTACATAAAGAAAACAAGATTGTTGCCATTGCCCGTTCAGCAGATAAATTGCGCAAACTCTTAGAAATTGCTAAAGGCATTAATCCCGACTGTACCCTTTTACCTGTAGAGTTTGATATAGTAAATGATGATTATGCGGCCCTGATTCCTTTTTTAAAAGAACGTTTGGGTACAATTGATATCCTGATCAACAATGCAGGCGCTTTAATTAATAAACCTTTTTTAGAAACCACCGAGGTTGATTTAGGCGAAATGTTACAAAGCAACGTGATCTCACATTTCAGGATGATTCAGCATATTTTGCCTTTAATGCAAAGCGGAAGCCACATTGTAAACATTGGTAGCATGGGTGGTTTTCAAGGGAGTGTTAAATTCCCGGGGCTTTCTGCCTATTCGGCAAGTAAAGCTGCCTTGCACACGTTAACAGAATGTTTGGCTTTTGAATTGGCTGAGACAGGAATTAAAATTAATTGCCTTGCGCTAGGATCTGCACAGACAGAGATGCTGGAAGCAGCTTTCCCTGGTTACCAAAGCCCGGTGATGGCTTTTGAAATGGGAAAATATGTTGCTGATTTTGCAAAAACCGGACATAAATTTTTTAATGGAAAAATTTTACCGGTAGCAGTTACTACACCATAA
- a CDS encoding C40 family peptidase yields the protein MKKIIIPILFFILSATAGKAQTILPAQYQDLVKKLVASLPKNATVTENNSSTNSTTLIDFAKSMLGIPYRYATSNPKVGFDCSGFVSYVFSNFGFKVPRSSREFSYAGKETSLENAKVGDVLIFTGSNSRIRRIGHVGIVYSIDENGIKFIHASSGKAHQVTITDLDGHYKARFMKIVSIL from the coding sequence ATGAAGAAAATAATAATCCCGATTTTGTTTTTCATTTTGTCTGCCACGGCAGGAAAAGCCCAAACAATCTTACCCGCTCAATACCAGGACCTGGTAAAGAAATTAGTTGCCAGCCTTCCAAAAAATGCAACAGTTACGGAAAACAACTCTTCCACAAACTCCACAACCCTTATCGATTTTGCCAAAAGTATGTTAGGAATCCCCTATCGTTATGCTACAAGTAACCCGAAAGTTGGTTTTGATTGCTCTGGTTTTGTAAGTTATGTGTTTAGCAATTTTGGCTTTAAAGTTCCACGTTCTTCAAGAGAATTTAGCTATGCGGGTAAAGAAACCAGTTTGGAAAATGCAAAAGTTGGCGACGTACTGATTTTCACAGGCAGTAATTCAAGAATAAGAAGAATCGGTCATGTTGGAATTGTTTATTCTATTGATGAAAACGGGATCAAATTTATTCATGCCTCTTCGGGTAAAGCGCACCAGGTAACCATTACCGATCTTGATGGTCATTATAAGGCCCGCTTCATGAAAATTGTGAGTATTCTTTAA
- a CDS encoding DUF4870 domain-containing protein: protein METNSPFKTVDSGKNAAVVSYIFLIGWLVSYFAMYKDNKTALSSYHLRQSLLLHLAIIVLNVAVTILIMIVPTAIFGYLSYAVYIAYIILIILGAISANNGEQKPLPLIGDKAQTMFPSI, encoded by the coding sequence ATGGAAACAAATTCTCCCTTTAAAACAGTCGACAGTGGAAAAAATGCTGCTGTTGTTAGTTACATCTTTTTAATCGGTTGGCTGGTATCGTACTTTGCTATGTACAAAGACAATAAAACAGCGCTGTCCAGCTATCATTTAAGACAGTCTTTATTGCTTCATTTGGCCATCATTGTACTTAATGTAGCGGTAACGATACTGATTATGATTGTGCCAACTGCTATATTTGGTTATTTAAGTTATGCAGTTTACATTGCCTACATTATTTTGATCATCCTGGGTGCTATAAGTGCGAATAATGGTGAGCAAAAACCACTTCCGTTAATCGGCGACAAAGCGCAAACCATGTTCCCAAGTATATAA
- a CDS encoding YdeI family protein, with the protein MHTIVQVDQYIINSAAFAIPILDHLRSLVHKADARIEEKIKWGMPFFDYKGTVCHMASFKHHCAFGFWKGSLMQDEYGIFKEHSEAMGLLGKIKSFDDLPSDEILIAYIQRAIQLNEDNIKLPPKPKATEKKELVIPEYFMEALQEYPEALATFQNFSPSNKKDYVLWLEEAKTEATRIKRLETTLEWLAEGKTRMWKYKK; encoded by the coding sequence ATGCACACAATTGTTCAGGTAGACCAGTACATTATTAATTCGGCAGCGTTTGCCATTCCGATTTTGGATCATTTAAGGAGTCTGGTGCATAAGGCGGATGCACGGATTGAAGAGAAAATTAAATGGGGGATGCCGTTCTTCGATTATAAAGGTACGGTTTGTCACATGGCGTCTTTCAAGCATCATTGTGCCTTTGGTTTTTGGAAAGGCTCGTTAATGCAGGATGAGTATGGCATCTTTAAAGAACATTCTGAAGCCATGGGCTTATTGGGTAAAATAAAATCTTTTGATGACCTGCCATCTGATGAGATCCTGATTGCCTATATTCAGCGAGCCATTCAATTAAATGAGGATAATATAAAACTACCACCAAAACCAAAAGCTACTGAGAAGAAAGAACTGGTTATACCTGAATATTTTATGGAAGCTTTACAAGAATACCCTGAAGCTTTAGCGACATTCCAGAATTTTAGTCCATCCAATAAAAAAGATTATGTATTGTGGCTTGAGGAAGCTAAAACGGAAGCAACCAGAATAAAAAGATTGGAAACCACTTTAGAATGGCTTGCAGAAGGCAAAACGAGAATGTGGAAATATAAAAAATAA
- a CDS encoding type II toxin-antitoxin system VapC family toxin produces MNGNVIFDTNIVIYLSKKLLAPEKVFAENIIYSISMISKMELPGYGFKDRLEEKYISELIGSLNVIPLNDAIVNMTIAIRKTNKIKLPDAIIYATAQVMNGKLLTNNTADFEKINSTVIFVNPLNS; encoded by the coding sequence ATGAATGGGAACGTAATATTTGATACGAACATAGTTATCTATTTATCTAAAAAACTTTTAGCTCCCGAAAAAGTATTTGCAGAAAACATCATTTATTCTATTTCCATGATATCAAAAATGGAATTACCTGGATATGGATTTAAAGACAGATTGGAAGAAAAATACATCAGCGAGCTAATTGGTTCTTTAAACGTTATACCTTTAAATGATGCTATAGTAAATATGACTATAGCTATCAGAAAAACTAACAAAATCAAACTGCCAGATGCTATTATTTATGCTACAGCGCAAGTAATGAATGGGAAACTCTTAACAAATAATACTGCTGATTTTGAAAAAATAAATAGTACTGTAATATTTGTTAACCCGCTAAATTCATAA